One genomic window of Elaeis guineensis isolate ETL-2024a chromosome 2, EG11, whole genome shotgun sequence includes the following:
- the LOC105053785 gene encoding uncharacterized protein isoform X1: MFRARLQPPNQARRRTLVDVAAVGEAPSMAGSLGMGGMGHVVMASGGTLPVSPGRAGARIWALSGCLVFWSPIDAFDSCEAAIDKGQTIAFQLRPLAFQVSHSMFADDLLLIAKVTVRNAHTLRRIMLQYCNRSCGLIIDLILGIEASIPGWQGSIASIGAYLHFIMLDSKLPCDSGCYSGF, encoded by the exons ATGTTCCGCGCCCGTCTGCAACCGCCAAATCAAGCCAGGAGGAGAACGTTGGTGGACGTCGCAGCGGTGGGTGAGGCCCCCTCAATGGCAGGCTCTTTGGGTATGGGTGGTATGGGACACGTCGTGATGGCCTCAGGCGGGACCCTCCCGGTGAGCCCCGGGCGTGCCGGTGCCCGGATTTGGGCGTTGTCGGGTTGTTTAGTCTTCTGGAGCCCGATCGATGCTTTCGATTCTTGTG AGGCTGCAATTGATAAAGGTCAGACAATAGCTTTCCAACTTAGACCCCTTGCCTTTCAAGTTTCTCACTCAATGTTTGCAGATGATCTATTACTTATAGCCAAAGTGACAGTTCGTAATGCACATACCCTCAGGAGGATTATGCTTCAGTATTGTAATCGATCTTGTG GGTTAATAATCGACTTGATACTTGGAATTGAAGCATCTATCCCAGGCTGGCAGGGCAGCATTGCTTCAATTGGTGCTTACCTCCACTTCATTATGCTTGATTCCAAACTGCCTTGTGACTCAGGCTGTTATTCAGGCTTTTGA
- the LOC105053785 gene encoding uncharacterized protein isoform X2 — MFRARLQPPNQARRRTLVDVAAVGEAPSMAGSLGMGGMGHVVMASGGTLPVSPGRAGARIWALSGCLVFWSPIDAFDSCDDLLLIAKVTVRNAHTLRRIMLQYCNRSCGLIIDLILGIEASIPGWQGSIASIGAYLHFIMLDSKLPCDSGCYSGF, encoded by the exons ATGTTCCGCGCCCGTCTGCAACCGCCAAATCAAGCCAGGAGGAGAACGTTGGTGGACGTCGCAGCGGTGGGTGAGGCCCCCTCAATGGCAGGCTCTTTGGGTATGGGTGGTATGGGACACGTCGTGATGGCCTCAGGCGGGACCCTCCCGGTGAGCCCCGGGCGTGCCGGTGCCCGGATTTGGGCGTTGTCGGGTTGTTTAGTCTTCTGGAGCCCGATCGATGCTTTCGATTCTTGTG ATGATCTATTACTTATAGCCAAAGTGACAGTTCGTAATGCACATACCCTCAGGAGGATTATGCTTCAGTATTGTAATCGATCTTGTG GGTTAATAATCGACTTGATACTTGGAATTGAAGCATCTATCCCAGGCTGGCAGGGCAGCATTGCTTCAATTGGTGCTTACCTCCACTTCATTATGCTTGATTCCAAACTGCCTTGTGACTCAGGCTGTTATTCAGGCTTTTGA
- the LOC105053703 gene encoding protein QUIRKY, translating into MMATPPPPTVRKLVVEVVDARDLLPKDGQGTSSPYVVVDFDGQRKRTRTVPRDLNPQWHEHLEFVVSDPATMEAEELDVEVYNDKRLGSTAAGARKNHFLGRVRIYGTQFYRRGEEGLIYFPLEKRNLLSWIRGEIGLKIYYSDEPIEEKQPEKQQPADPQQQSPVPPPPAEEPPAPTATAVETQSIPPHPVSVVVVEEAPPPPPSAATMANVQEAVVHTPVTEEKTEVYPPEVRKVETSCDQRNPKHSTSSGGDCAAAPRVIYGRFVSCSESLDRQRSRHDLVEPMQYLFVRIVKARGLRPCESPYVKVRTGSHTMRSKPARNGSGNPEWNQVFALNQAKPESTLEISVWDGGPNEGFLGGVCLDLSDVPVRDPPDGPLAPQWYRLEGGEDRGEDMGDIMVAVWMGTQADDAFPESFNSDAPAPYVSYTRSKVYQSPKLWYLRVSVMEAQDLRITVPPPGTPCDIRVKIQLGFQSARTRRSTVNSSLSVFSWMEDLFLVASEPLDDEMIILVEDRSIKEVGLVGLVTVPMGSVEQRWDERHVVASKWYNLEHGPNNYSGRVHLRLCLEGGYHVLDEAAHVCSDFRPTAKQLWKPPVGVLELGIIGARGLLPMKTKGGAKGSTDAYCVAKYGKKWVRTRTITDNFDPRWNEQYTWQVYDPCTVLTIGVFDNWRMFADVVDDRPDYRIGKVRIRVSTLESNRVYTASYPLLVLLRSGVKKMGEVQVAVRFACTALLPDTCAMYSQPMLPRMHYLRPIGVLQQEVLRVAAIRMVAGWLARSEPPLGPEVVRYMLDVDGHTWSMRRSKANWFRIMGVIAWAVGLARWVDDVRRWRNPVTTVLVHVLYLVLVWYPELVMPTASLYVFLVGAWYYRFRPRTPVGMDMRLSQADTVDADELDEEFDPVPSAKPAEVVRARYDRLRTLSARVQRVMGDFAAQVERVQALVSWRDPRATRLFIGVCLLVSLVLYVVPPKMVAVALGFYFLRHPMFRDPMPPASLNFFRRLPSLSDRLL; encoded by the coding sequence ATGATGGCCACACCACCACCGCCGACCGTCCGGAAGCTGGTGGTGGAGGTGGTGGACGCCCGGGATCTCCTTCCCAAGGACGGGCAGGGCACCTCCAGCCCCTACGTGGTGGTGGACTTCGACGGGCAGCGGAAGCGCACCCGGACCGTTCCCCGCGACCTCAACCCCCAGTGGCACGAGCACCTTGAGTTCGTCGTCTCCGACCCCGCCACCATGGAGGCTGAGGAGCTCGACGTCGAGGTCTACAACGACAAGCGCCTCGGCAGCACCGCAGCCGGCGCCCGCAAGAACCACTTCCTTGGCCGGGTCCGCATCTACGGCACCCAGTTCTACCGCCGCGGCGAGGAGGGTCTCATCTACTTCCCCCTGGAGAAGCGCAACCTCCTCAGCTGGATCCGCGGCGAGATCGGCCTCAAGATCTACTACTCCGACGAGCCCATCGAGGAGAAGCAGCCCGAGAAGCAGCAGCCGGCGGACCCCCAGCAGCAATCCCCTGTCCCGCCACCCCCAGCGGAGGAGCCCCCGGCGCCGACAGCAACCGCCGTGGAGACGCAGTCCATCCCGCCTCATCCGGTCTCCGTCGTTGTGGTGGAGGAAGCCCCGCCGCCTCCGCCTTCGGCTGCTACCATGGCGAACGTGCAGGAGGCGGTGGTGCACACGCCGGTGACGGAAGAGAAGACGGAGGTGTACCCACCGGAGGTGAGGAAGGTGGAGACCAGCTGCGACCAGAGGAACCCAAAGCATTCCACTTCCAGCGGCGGGGATTGCGCGGCCGCGCCGAGGGTCATCTACGGCCGGTTCGTGTCATGCAGCGAGTCGCTCGACCGGCAGCGGTCGAGGCACGATTTGGTGGAGCCGATGCAGTACCTGTTCGTCCGGATCGTCAAGGCGCGGGGCCTCCGCCCGTGCGAGAGCCCCTATGTGAAAGTCCGGACCGGGTCGCACACGATGCGGTCCAAGCCGGCGCGGAACGGGTCCGGGAATCCGGAGTGGAACCAGGTCTTCGCTTTGAACCAGGCCAAGCCTGAGTCGACGCTGGAGATCTCGGTCTGGGACGGGGGACCCAACGAGGGCTTCCTGGGCGGCGTGTGCTTGGACCTCTCGGACGTGCCGGTCCGGGACCCGCCGGACGGGCCGCTCGCCCCGCAGTGGTACCGGCTTGAGGGCGGCGAAGACCGGGGCGAGGACATGGGGGACATCATGGTTGCGGTCTGGATGGGGACCCAGGCCGACGACGCGTTTCCCGAGTCGTTCAACTCGGACGCGCCCGCGCCCTACGTGAGCTACACCCGGTCCAAGGTGTACCAGTCGCCCAAGCTCTGGTACCTGCGTGTCTCCGTCATGGAGGCTCAGGACCTGCGAATCACCGTACCGCCCCCCGGCACGCCCTGCGACATACGCGTCAAGATCCAGCTAGGCTTCCAGTCGGCAAGGACCAGGAGATCGACGGTTAACAGCAGCTTGTCTGTGTTCTCCTGGATGGAAGACCTCTTCCTCGTGGCGTCCGAGCCGCTCGACGACGAGATGATCATACTCGTGGAGGACCGTTCAATCAAAGAGGTGGGCCTCGTGGGCCTCGTGACGGTGCCGATGGGTTCCGTGGAACAGCGATGGGACGAGCGGCACGTGGTGGCGTCCAAGTGGTACAATCTGGAGCATGGGCCCAACAACTACAGCGGGCGGGTCCACCTGAGGCTGTGCTTGGAAGGAGGATATCACGTCCTCGACGAGGCCGCGCACGTGTGCAGCGACTTCCGGCCGACGGCCAAGCAGCTGTGGAAACCCCCGGTGGGAGTGCTGGAGCTGGGGATCATCGGGGCACGTGGCTTGCTCCCGATGAAGACCAAGGGCGGGGCCAAGGGATCTACGGACGCCTACTGCGTCGCCAAGTACGGCAAGAAGTGGGTTCGGACCCGGACCATCACGGACAACTTCGACCCGCGGTGGAACGAGCAGTACACATGGCAGGTGTACGACCCCTGCACGGTGCTGACCATAGGGGTGTTCGACAACTGGCGGATGTTCGCCGACGTGGTCGACGACCGGCCGGACTACCGGATCGGAAAGGTGCGGATCCGGGTGTCGACGCTGGAGAGCAACCGGGTGTACACGGCTTCGTACCCGCTCCTGGTGCTGCTGAGATCGGGTGTGAAGAAGATGGGGGAGGTGCAGGTGGCCGTCCGATTCGCGTGCACGGCGCTGCTGCCGGACACGTGCGCGATGTACAGTCAGCCGATGCTGCCGCGGATGCATTACCTCCGTCCAATCGGCGTCCTGCAGCAGGAGGTGCTTCGGGTGGCGGCGATCAGGATGGTGGCCGGGTGGTTGGCGCGGTCGGAGCCGCCACTGGGGCCGGAGGTGGTGCGCTACATGCTGGACGTGGACGGCCACACGTGGAGCATGCGGCGGAGCAAGGCGAACTGGTTCCGGATCATGGGGGTGATCGCGTGGGCGGTGGGGCTGGCGCGGTGGGTGGACGACGTCCGGCGGTGGCGCAACCCGGTGACCACGGTGCTGGTGCACGTGCTGTACCTGGTGCTGGTTTGGTACCCGGAGCTGGTAATGCCCACGGCGTCGCTCTACGTGTTCCTCGTTGGGGCGTGGTACTACCGCTTCCGGCCGAGGACGCCGGTGGGGATGGACATGAGGTTGTCACAGGCCGACACCGTCGACGCGGATGAGCTGGACGAGGAGTTCGACCCGGTGCCGAGCGCGAAGCCGGCGGAGGTGGTGAGGGCGAGGTACGACAGGCTGAGGACTCTGTCGGCGAGAGTGCAGAGGGTGATGGGGGACTTCGCGGCGCAGGTGGAGCGGGTGCAGGCCTTGGTGAGCTGGAGGGACCCCAGGGCCACGAGGCTGTTCATCGGGGTGTGCCTGCTGGTGTCGCTGGTGCTGTACGTGGTGCCGCCCAAGATGGTGGCGGTGGCGCTTGGCTTCTACTTCCTCCGCCACCCCATGTTTAGGGACCCCATGCCGCCGGCCAGCCTCAACTTCTTCCGGCGGCTTCCAAGCTTGTCGGATCGGTTGCTGTAG
- the LOC109506773 gene encoding alpha-amylase type B isozyme-like isoform X2, whose protein sequence is MGSTSAEMIPPGSIPIKELGTFRKCLLTVCMALEKCEYWQLSDQKGKLPVVVGWWPSCTVTFIENHDTGSTQVDPHDLPRIYPLESRGNVEDETG, encoded by the exons ATGGGATCAACCTCTGCTGAGATGATACCTCCTGGCTCAATTCCCATCAAG GAGCTGGGAACCTTTAGAAAATGCCTCCTAACTGTGTGCATG gCCTTGGAAAAATGTGAGTATTGGCAATTATCTGATCAAAAGGGAAAGCTGCCTGTGGTTGTAGGTTGGTGGCCATCTTGTACTGTTACATTTATAGAGAATCATGATACTGGCTCTACTCAG GTTGATCCGCATGACTTGCCTCGAATCTACCCACTAGAGAGTAGAGGCAATGTCGAAGATGAAACAGGCTAG
- the LOC109506773 gene encoding alpha-amylase 3, chloroplastic-like isoform X1, which translates to MDYNQDAHRQKIIDCINAKNGAASAFDVTTKEILQTALEKCEYWQLSDQKGKLPVVVGWWPSCTVTFIENHDTGSTQVDPHDLPRIYPLESRGNVEDETG; encoded by the exons ATGGACTATAATCAAGATGCTCACAGGCAGAAAATCATTGATTGTATAAATGCTAAAAATGGAGCTGCCAGTGCCTTTGATGTCACAACTAAAGAAATCCTTCAAACT gCCTTGGAAAAATGTGAGTATTGGCAATTATCTGATCAAAAGGGAAAGCTGCCTGTGGTTGTAGGTTGGTGGCCATCTTGTACTGTTACATTTATAGAGAATCATGATACTGGCTCTACTCAG GTTGATCCGCATGACTTGCCTCGAATCTACCCACTAGAGAGTAGAGGCAATGTCGAAGATGAAACAGGCTAG